TTTCCAGTTCTGCAGTATTGATTTTTATTAAACTTTCAAAATTTTTTAAATTGATATGCGATAAATTGACTTTATTTGCTTTTAAATCCTCAATAACCTTATCTAGTGTATTTTGATAATAAGTATTGATTGCTTCGATAGGATAATGTTTTACATCTGTTGCTAACATATTGTAAGTTTTGATAATAATTGTAAAGTTGTGACATACAAGATCGAACAATTTTTCATGTATCGTTTGGAAATACTTATCATCTGATAATTCTTGTAAATCTATAACAACAGTATTTTTAATAGTATTCTTTTGGTCATCTATCTCATTAAGTTCGATATCGTCAAATTTGATATTGTCTAATATTTTAAATTTTTTTATTTTATTTATTCTTAATAAGTGGACATTTTTCAATGTATTATTTTCAAAATTTTTATAAAGTATTCGTATACTTAATAATTCAAACAATATCAAGTAATACAAAATTTCAAAGGGATCGATTTTGTTCTTTAAGGCAAAATAGTTGATAAATCCGAATGCGTCCAATGCTTCATACAAGTCGTCATATTCAAAGAGTACAATAAAATATTTCTTGTTTTTCATCATTCTTTCATAATTAATATTCCATAATCCAGTTACTTTCTTAATTACAAATCCGAAAAATTTTGTCTTTGAAAAGTCTGGTTCTTGAAACAGAAATTCTTCTGAAAATTCATTATTAACCTTTTTCCACCAGTAGGGAGGGTTGCCAAAAAGTTTGTTTGAAACCTGTGGATTGTATTTGTCATCAGCCATATTAGTTCCTTAACTGTTGAATTATTTTTACATTGAACGACTAATACACTTCATCGTGACTTCCAATATCAAGCAAGATTATCTCTTTATCGGTGATAATGAGATCTATAACGATTCTATAGCTCATAGAAATTGAGACTGAGTAGTATTCTTTAAGTTTGCCTCTTAGTTTATGGAGTCTCAAGCTTGGATGGTAGGGGTTATCTTCCAGTAGATGAAGAGTCTTATTGATCCTATCCTTCATGGAAGGATTTTTCTTTATGATTTTCGCAGTCTTTTTGATAAACGTATCGTCATAGACTAATTTATAGCTCATTTTCGATTCTTTTCATCAGTTCATCTGCATTGCTTACATGGACTTTTCCAGCTTTTCTTTTCTCAATTAGCTCTTGATATGCTGCATCCAGCTCAGCTGCTCTCATCTGCTTATATCGTTCAAAATCTACAACGATATATTTAGGCTTTCCTCTAAAGGTGATAACTGCTTCATCTTTGGCTTGCAATTCACTCTCAATCGCTTTTATCCCTTTTACTTTGAGTTCATTAGCGGTAATCATTATCCGTCCTTTTAATCGTGTTGTTTATAATATTATATCAAAGTATATCATTAGCTATTAAGATATGTAGCCCACCACTCTAAAAGCTCTTTTCTATCTTCTAAAAAATCGCTTCTAAGATAGCTTTGTGTTACTTTTGAGCCTATATTGTGATGTAGTTGAGATTCTATCGCTTCAAAGCTACATCCATGCTCTTTTTGGCGTTCAAGTGCTATTGTCTCAAAGCTGCTTCTAAAGCCATGTAAGTCTTGCTCTGGTTCGTTGAGGTCTACTTTAAGCACCTTCCTAAGAGTATTGTCTGAAATTGGTTTGTGTGCATTAATAGGACTTGCAAAGACTATATCACTGTAGGGACTAGCTATTGCTTTTGCCTGCTGCAGTACTTTTGATATCTCGTCCGTTAAAGGAATGCGAAAAGGCTGATTTTTTGTTTTCATTGCTTCGGCTGGATAGACAATGACTCTTTTATCAAAATCTATATAGTCCCATTTTAAATTGGCTGCATTGCCAAAACGTACCGCAGTAAGAGCGATATATTGGAGCGGGAGTCTGAAGTAGGGATTTTGCAAAGAGCAGATTTTTTGATAGATCTTTTGTATATGGTCGTCTGTTACGGCTTTGAGGTGGATGGACTTATGTTTTGGTATGAGACTGTCGATATCTATTGGAGTTGCTGGATTGTTTTGGGTGTAGTCGTTATGTATAGCAAAATCAAAGAGATTTTTAAGCAGTCTGTAAACCTCTCTTGCTTTATAGGTTTTGCCAGTACTTCTGTTGTCTTTTTGAAGTTTTGTAGAGTATGTGTTTTTAACTATCTTGATAATATCCTGTTTTGTTACTTCATCGATTTTAATATTACCTATAAATGGAGTGATATAGTTTGCAAAGGTGTTGATGTAGTTCTTTTGTAATCTTGATTGACTTACCTCTTTGGCTTTGTGCTGGATGAAACGCTCTATTACAAAGCTTGTAAGTTTTTTGTTGGCTTCAAGCTCTTTGATACGTTTTTGTTCCTGCTTGTGTCTGTTTGGATCTATGCCGTTTTTGATAAGCTCTTTTATCTCATACTTGATTTTTCTTGCTTGTGAGAGTGATATTTGAGGATAGTCCCCTATCGTATAAGTGTTTCTCTTGCCTGCATAAGAATAATCGATTCTAAAAATCTTGCGTCCATTTGGCTTGATTAAGATATAGAGTCCTTCACCGTCTCTAAGTTTGTAATCTTTTTCTTTTTTTGGCTTTGCATTTTTTATTTGCAAATCGTTAAGAGGTTTTATACTTTTAGGCATTTGTTACCTCGTTTATTTGATTGAAATTTATGCGGTACACTACAATTTTGTACCGCAAAATGTACCGCAAAAAAATTTTACTTTGAGTAAACTTAAATATACTATAATATACTAAAAATTCGAAGAAAAGGGGATTTTAAATTAAATGATAGTCTTAAGTAAACTTATTTTAACCTTAATGCGGTGCTTCTCTGCCGCACCATTGAATTGCCTATGAGCCCCATAAAATCGATGACATAGAATTTATTAAATACAATTAGCTACTGTTTTACTTCATTTTCTTATTTTTTAATTAGCTGAATCCGGGAGGTATCTTTCTTTTAAGCTACAAGAATAATGTTGCATGGGAGTTAAATAGTTATTGTATTTAATTTACTTGTTATATTTTGTTATATTGTTCTAAATCTATACATAATTTAAATAAATTTTGTAAGTATACTGTTATGATCAAATCATAAATACAAAATGGAACATTTATGACATTTTCGGATTTAATTCATTAATGTAGTTGAAGATAAATAAAATAACAAATAAATACATGGATTGAAAAATAGTTAATCACGTCGAAAAGTTAATTAGTAGACTTATTCGGTAGATACTGAATAAGTCACTAAAATCTCTTTTAAATGTCTAAACAATGTATTTTTTTCAAAGCTCTTTGGCAGTTATATGATGAAATTGCAGCTATTGTCAATTATAATTTCTTACCAGGAGTATTTAAAAAAAATTTAATGAAAAAAAATTATAATTATTTAAAATTATAGTTTAAAATTGAAATTGAAGAAGGATAAAGATATGAAGTTTAGTCATATCTTTCTTATTGTTTTTAATTTGTTTCTAGTATTGGGTAATATTGAAGCTGATAGTAATTTTCAGATAGACTCAAAAAGCAATTTTAATAATCTTTCTTTTTTAGTAGAAAATCTTTCCAATAAAAATTTTCCTATCAATGGATATTTTTCACATTATGGTCAAGGAGCATTTGATTGGTTATATGTTTCTGCCATTAGTATGAACATTTACAAATTGGATGGTATGGATGAAAATGGTTATTTGAAGTGGACTCCACTTTCGAAATATTTTGACGAGGTTCAAGTTACGGGCAAGATAATTCATATAGGCAAGAAAAAAGATGTTTTGCATAGTTCTCAAGGTAGTGAAACAGGCAATAGTAATTCAAGCACAAGCGAAGAGATATTTTTTGAACCAGGTTTAGAGAGATGTATTAGAAAAACTCTAAATATTTCAAATACTCAGGCAATTACTAAAGATATGCTTTTGAATATAACTTCTCTAACTTGTTATAATAGCCAAATTGTCACCTGCAATGTTAAAATACACCACAGACGCAAGATGAAAATGTACCATCCATGAGATGAGGAAATATAAAAGAATATAATCGCTTCCAAAAATATTTGGAGGCAATAGTGATTACATACGAGGAGTTTGTGATGGTACATACACTTTACAGACAAGGATACAGCATAAGAGCTATTGCAAGGATGACAGGACTTGATAGAAGAACCGTATCCAAAAGACTCAAAGAGGATAAGCTTCTGCCAAGAAAACCGAGAGTTTACAAATCGAAGCTCGATCCATACAAAGAGTATATAAAAAAGAGAATAGCTCAAGGGTTGCCGGATAAAATTCCTTCAACGGTAATATACCGGGAGATTACAGCCAAAGGGTATGAGGGGAAGATAAGAATATTGCAGGCGTTTATGAGCGGGCTTTATAAAGAGCATATGAACGTAAAAGAGGAAGAGGTAGTACGATTTGAGACAGATCCGGGCGAGCAGGCGCAAGCTGACTGGACGGTGATACGAAGAGGGAAGAATCCCGTTTATGCCTTTGCGATGATTTTGGGCTATAGCAGATACGCATTTATCTGCTTTACAGACAATATGCGCTTTGATAGTTTTATAAATTGTCATAAAAAGGCTTTCGCCTTCTTTGGGGGAGTGCCAAGAACCATTCTTTACGACAACCTCAAAAGCGTGGTGATAGAGCATAACGCTTACGGGAATGCAAAACACAGATTTAATGAGAGGTTTTTGGATTTTTCCAAAGAGTATGGATTTATTCCAAAACTTTGTAAACCCTACAGGGCAAAAACAAAAGGGAAGGTAGAGAGAGTTATAGGCTATATGAAAGGAAACTTCTATATTCCTTTGAAAGCAAGACTCAAAAACTCTTCGCTTGTTATAGATACAAAGCTTCTTAACAGCCAGATATTTCAGTGGCTTGAAATCGTTCATAATAGAGTGCACGCAACAACGAAGCAAAAACCAAAAGAGCTCTTTATAAAAGAGCAAAAAGCTCTGCTGCCGCTAATAATTTCAGCCAAGCCAAAAAGCTTGCATAACAAAAATGAATATGACAATTGCATAGACAAAAAGCTTTCCTTGTCAAATAAAAAGTATAAAAACAGCATAAACATACATAATACAGCTAAGAGTTCTTTAGAGGAGTATGATGCGCTTTTGGGAGTTTGCCATGCATAAAGAGATACACAGTATAAATGAACAGATACAAGAGTATGCTGCGCTTTTTAAACTTCCTGCCATTAAAGAGAGCTTTTCATCCATAGCTCAAGAAGCAGCTAAAAAGAATCTTTCATACAGTCACTTTTTGCTTGAGCTTTTTAGATATGAACATCAAAAGAAGATAGAGCGTTCAAAAGCAACAACACTAAAAATGGCAGGCTTTCCAAAAGTAAAGACTCTGGAGATGTTTGATTTCTCATCTTCTGCGGTAGATAGAAATATTATTAATGAACTTTCTACTTTAAGATTTATAGAGAATGCCGAAAATATCCTGCTTATTGGACCAAGCGGTGTTGGGAAAACCCACCTGGCCATAGCTTTGGGATATTTGGCTACACAAGCAAGAATAAAAACAAAATTCATCACTGCAGCAGATCTGTTATTGCAACTTGAGATAGCCCAGCAGACAAACAGATTGCAGTACTATTTCAAAAAGGTTATCAATACAGTAAAACTCTTGATTATCGATGAATTTGGCTATATCAAGCTCAATGAAAACCAGGCCAATCTCTTTTTTCAGGTAATCAACAAAAGATATGAAACAGGTTCAATTATCATTACAAGCAATCTATCTTTTACAAAATTCAAGGAGGTGTTAAACAATGATGAAGCGTTAACTACTGCTGTTCTTGATAGACTTATTCACCATAGCCATATACTCAATATCCAAGGTGAAAGCTACAGGCTTAAGCAAAAAAGAAAAGCTGGTGTCCTTACTAGACTCGATAACAATTTTTAGTTTCAAAGTGGTACATTTTCACTTCGCATCTTGGTACATTTTTAGGTTGCACTTGACACCAAATCAGCGATATAAGACCATTGTCTAATCTCACTAATTTGGTAAGTTTGTATCTTCATTACAATAAAATCATTGATATAGGACTATTGTCTAATCTTACTAATTTGAAATATTTATCTCTTTCTTATAATCGAATAAGCGATATAAGACCATTGTCTCATCTTACTAATTTGAAACAGTTGGTTCTTTATGGCAATTGTATACAAGATTTTACTGCTGTGCAATTTGTTCCAAGTTGTAGTGGTTGCAGGAAAGAGTCACAGGGAGCACAATGCAATGAAACAGTCACTTTTGAACCAGATTTAGAGAGATGTATTAGACACACTCTTAATATTTCAAATACTCAGCCAATTACTAAAGATATGCTTTGGAATATAACTTCTCTAGACTGTCGAAATAATTTAATCAGCGATATAAGACCATTGTCAAATCTTACTAATTTGAGATATTTGAATCTTTCTCAAAATCAAATCAGCGACATAAGTCCGTTGTCCAACCTCACTTATTTGAAAAGTTTATCTCTTTATGGCAATAAAATAAGCGATATAAGTCCATTGTCCAACCTTATTGATTTGAAAGAATTGTATCTTTCTCAAAATCAAATCAGCGATATAAGTCCATTGTCCAACCTCACTCATTTGAAAAGTTTATCTCTTTATGGCAATAAAATAAGCGATATAAGTCCATTGTCCAACCTTATTGATTTGAAAGTTTTGAGTCTATCACAGAATCAAATTAGTAATATTAATCCATTGTCTAATCTCACTAATTTGGAAAATTTGGGTCTAAATTCCAATCAAATAAGCGATATAAGTCCGTTATCTAACCTTACTAATTTGAAAAGATTGTATCTTGATAACAATCAAATCAGTGATATAGGTCCGTTATCTCATCTTACTAATTTAAAAATTTTGTATCTTAAAAACAATCAAATCAGTGATATAAGTCCGTTGTCCTACCTTATTACTAATTTGAAACAGTTGGTTCTTTATGGCAATTGTATACAAGATTTTACTACCGTACAATTTGTTCCAATATGTAGCGGTTGTATGAAAAGGTTACAGAGAACACAATGCAACGAAAAATAAGTACAAATCCAACCATTGTTTTGATTATAAAACAAGTAACATTTTTTATACTTAGGACTCAGAACGTGATTAGTTATGCAGTAGTACTAAGAAATCTGTTGGGAAGTAATAGTGTACGTCTTTTTTATGATGATTATGCTTTCTTTATATTTGGGAACTATTACTTTTTAGCATTTATTCGAAACATCTATTAAGACTTTCCACACATAAGCTTTTTCCCAAGAAAATCCTTGTTAATAGAATTCATATCATTTATTTTAGTAATTTTATTTTTTTATGTTTGTACATTTATTATTTTTTTCTCTTTTGTCGAATTTAGTCGTAGGTAGTTCAAAGTATTTTTTTACATAGAATACCATAAGATAGTGTACACTACCTGTAAATTCTCTTAAATACTTTTCGCATAATATTATCTTCAACATGGCATAGTAAAAACTTATTACTGTCTTTCATTGAATCAAAGTAATGTTGTCAGATAAAATCCCCAAAAAATCGCTATAATTTATCCATATTTTCGAAAATTTTCGATAAACTTTAAAAAACGACAAATTAAAGAAAAGCAATGCATAGAGTAGTCGCTGTCTTAATACTTTTTTTCTCATCTGTGTTTGGTGGATGGTGTATTCAACATGCTGTGCAACGGGCTATTCATGATAATGAAGATAAAATTTTTTTCAAAACCTTTCCCAATGGGATTATATGCCAAAATAATGGATTATATAGATTTGTAACTGGCGTATATAAGAGTAAAAAAGAGGCTATTCTCTCTTTAAAATTAGCTCGTAAGACTCATCCAGATGCCTTTTTGAAAAAATGTGATATCTTACAATGCAAAAATCCAATCAAAAAAATCTATAATGATATTACTGTTGAAAAAAAACAAGCCAAAAAAGTAATTAAAAAAGAGCAAAATATCACTGCGAATGAAAGTGAAGATGCATTTGTAAAAAAGATTTTACAAACACTCGATAATAAAGAAAAAGAGAACTCTTATACGCTCGGTTTTTATGAGTTCTTAGAGAGGCTTTTTCACAACGATTACAACGCTAAAAATCTTGACTATACAAAGCAACTTGTGCAACTGGAAGCATTCCTTGATAATGTACAGTATGACTGGAATATCTATGGAAATGTTGCTTTAAGGTACAGTAAATTTATAGATTATGATCTTGCTACCGATAAAGAGTTTATAAGTGATTTTGGAATCAATATTGAAAAACGTCTCTTTGATGGAGGAATGTTAGAAAAAAACAGTATTTTCTTGCTTAAAAAGCGTCTAGCAAAGCTAGATTATCTCACAGCAAAAGATAAATTATCTCTTTACGGATTAGAGATCTATACACAAGCACTACTCTATCAGCATCTCAAAAATGTTTATCAAGAAGAGTATTTTAATCAAAAAAGTTTCTACTATCTTGTCAAAGAGCGAACAAAAGCTGGAATTGCTTCACCAGTAGATGAAATAGATGCCAAAAATGATCTGCTAGAACTTAAAAAAAGTCTTCTTGTCAAAATATATGAATATCTCTACAGTGACTATTTGCTAAGAAATAGTATAGAGCTTAATACTACTAAGCCTATTGTACTGCAAGATATAGGATTTGATATTGATGAAGAGGGCGGATTAGAAGAGTTGTATAAAAAAGCGTATGAAACAAATAGAGAGGTAAAAAAAGAGCAAACCCGTTATGCTCTTACAAAAAAGCAAATAAAAAATAGTGAGCGTGCATTTTTGCCAATTATCGATTTTAGCGGATCGCTATTTTATGAGTATAAAAAAGATTTTACCGAAACTCCTCATAAAAATGCGCATGGGCTTAATTATAATGCAGGTGTTACTATTAAGATTCCAATCTACTCATTAGAAGCAAGAAGCGAATATATACAAAAAGCTAAACTGCATGCAGTAGTGCAAAAAAACAAGATGCTTGATACAATGAAGAGAATTTCA
The Nitratiruptor tergarcus DSM 16512 genome window above contains:
- the istB gene encoding IS21-like element helper ATPase IstB; this encodes MHKEIHSINEQIQEYAALFKLPAIKESFSSIAQEAAKKNLSYSHFLLELFRYEHQKKIERSKATTLKMAGFPKVKTLEMFDFSSSAVDRNIINELSTLRFIENAENILLIGPSGVGKTHLAIALGYLATQARIKTKFITAADLLLQLEIAQQTNRLQYYFKKVINTVKLLIIDEFGYIKLNENQANLFFQVINKRYETGSIIITSNLSFTKFKEVLNNDEALTTAVLDRLIHHSHILNIQGESYRLKQKRKAGVLTRLDNNF
- the istA gene encoding IS21 family transposase, whose translation is MITYEEFVMVHTLYRQGYSIRAIARMTGLDRRTVSKRLKEDKLLPRKPRVYKSKLDPYKEYIKKRIAQGLPDKIPSTVIYREITAKGYEGKIRILQAFMSGLYKEHMNVKEEEVVRFETDPGEQAQADWTVIRRGKNPVYAFAMILGYSRYAFICFTDNMRFDSFINCHKKAFAFFGGVPRTILYDNLKSVVIEHNAYGNAKHRFNERFLDFSKEYGFIPKLCKPYRAKTKGKVERVIGYMKGNFYIPLKARLKNSSLVIDTKLLNSQIFQWLEIVHNRVHATTKQKPKELFIKEQKALLPLIISAKPKSLHNKNEYDNCIDKKLSLSNKKYKNSINIHNTAKSSLEEYDALLGVCHA
- a CDS encoding leucine-rich repeat domain-containing protein: MYLHYNKIIDIGLLSNLTNLKYLSLSYNRISDIRPLSHLTNLKQLVLYGNCIQDFTAVQFVPSCSGCRKESQGAQCNETVTFEPDLERCIRHTLNISNTQPITKDMLWNITSLDCRNNLISDIRPLSNLTNLRYLNLSQNQISDISPLSNLTYLKSLSLYGNKISDISPLSNLIDLKELYLSQNQISDISPLSNLTHLKSLSLYGNKISDISPLSNLIDLKVLSLSQNQISNINPLSNLTNLENLGLNSNQISDISPLSNLTNLKRLYLDNNQISDIGPLSHLTNLKILYLKNNQISDISPLSYLITNLKQLVLYGNCIQDFTTVQFVPICSGCMKRLQRTQCNEK
- a CDS encoding TolC family protein, coding for MHRVVAVLILFFSSVFGGWCIQHAVQRAIHDNEDKIFFKTFPNGIICQNNGLYRFVTGVYKSKKEAILSLKLARKTHPDAFLKKCDILQCKNPIKKIYNDITVEKKQAKKVIKKEQNITANESEDAFVKKILQTLDNKEKENSYTLGFYEFLERLFHNDYNAKNLDYTKQLVQLEAFLDNVQYDWNIYGNVALRYSKFIDYDLATDKEFISDFGINIEKRLFDGGMLEKNSIFLLKKRLAKLDYLTAKDKLSLYGLEIYTQALLYQHLKNVYQEEYFNQKSFYYLVKERTKAGIASPVDEIDAKNDLLELKKSLLVKIYEYLYSDYLLRNSIELNTTKPIVLQDIGFDIDEEGGLEELYKKAYETNREVKKEQTRYALTKKQIKNSERAFLPIIDFSGSLFYEYKKDFTETPHKNAHGLNYNAGVTIKIPIYSLEARSEYIQKAKLHAVVQKNKMLDTMKRISKDIHRLYNENRRLAKHMRILQQQLTLMKEKMHLVKQRYLNGLAQYRDFKDALRSYLGYEEEKESIKLQMIRNSAQINILIGKQIFYGEN
- a CDS encoding type II toxin-antitoxin system RelE/ParE family toxin, whose product is MSYKLVYDDTFIKKTAKIIKKNPSMKDRINKTLHLLEDNPYHPSLRLHKLRGKLKEYYSVSISMSYRIVIDLIITDKEIILLDIGSHDEVY
- a CDS encoding tyrosine-type recombinase/integrase, whose translation is MPKSIKPLNDLQIKNAKPKKEKDYKLRDGEGLYILIKPNGRKIFRIDYSYAGKRNTYTIGDYPQISLSQARKIKYEIKELIKNGIDPNRHKQEQKRIKELEANKKLTSFVIERFIQHKAKEVSQSRLQKNYINTFANYITPFIGNIKIDEVTKQDIIKIVKNTYSTKLQKDNRSTGKTYKAREVYRLLKNLFDFAIHNDYTQNNPATPIDIDSLIPKHKSIHLKAVTDDHIQKIYQKICSLQNPYFRLPLQYIALTAVRFGNAANLKWDYIDFDKRVIVYPAEAMKTKNQPFRIPLTDEISKVLQQAKAIASPYSDIVFASPINAHKPISDNTLRKVLKVDLNEPEQDLHGFRSSFETIALERQKEHGCSFEAIESQLHHNIGSKVTQSYLRSDFLEDRKELLEWWATYLNS